The following coding sequences lie in one Gorilla gorilla gorilla isolate KB3781 chromosome 5, NHGRI_mGorGor1-v2.1_pri, whole genome shotgun sequence genomic window:
- the SFTA2 gene encoding surfactant-associated protein 2: MGSGLPLVLLLTLLGSSHGTGPGMTLQLKLKESFLTNSSYESSFLELLEKLCLLLHLPSGTSVTLHHARSQHHVVCNT, from the exons ATGGGGTCTGGGCTGCCCCTTGTCCTCCTCTTGACCCTCCTTGGCAGCTCACATGGAACAG GGCCGGGTATGACTTTGCAACTGAAGCTGAAGGAGTCTTTTCTGACAAATTCCTCCTATGAGTCCAGCTTCCTGGAATTGCTTGAAAAG ctctgcctcctcctccatctcccttCAGGGACCAGCGTCACCCTCCACCATGCAAGATCTCAACACCATGTTGTCTGCAACACATGA